The Carassius gibelio isolate Cgi1373 ecotype wild population from Czech Republic chromosome A19, carGib1.2-hapl.c, whole genome shotgun sequence genome segment ggcacgatcaagccccggaagtgacagtggaaaccaaAGTGAGTGTATTTGTGTTAAATGGAGAGGGCGACTGCCTTGGTGCGTACTAATGTTAAAGccagtgtttgtgctgttaaAGCCCAAAGATGAGAAGAGTATGGAGAGTATTAATGAAGAGAGGCATCTATCCCACTCAGTTGCTGCCCTCTGATGTGGTGGAGAGAAAACTGCTCCAGATATCCTTTGCTGTCTCCACTTGTTATAGAATATCTTTCCCTGCTACCTCTGGTCTAAGGGAGCGTGTCTTTTTAACTACATGAGACATGGTTACTGCCCAGAGGACACAATTGCTGCCAGAAAACGTAGATAtgcttttattcttaaaaaagaaCACGACCATATCTTAGGCTGTTCTGTGTAGGTCATTATCATCTCTTGGCTCTTTTTCAtccttaagaatttttttttttttttgcactttgagTTTTAAGAGagcattacttttattatagatgcACTAATTATGGTGACTGATTGCACTTAAAGggatgtgttttattatttatgtttatttatactaCTTATAATTTTGTGCAGTTACTTGCCTGTCAGTTTGTGGCAGAACATTTAGCAGTGTTTACATGTTTATTACTGcatataattcataattaaaaaaaatttcagttaaataaaagacaatgtttccctatatatttcataattgagggattctttaaaaaaaaaattaaatcatgtcTCATTCTCGTGATCCCAGTCTAGTGTATCATCTCATCTCATGGGATAAGCGTCTTGATGTAAATACTCCAACCAGTCTGCAGATTTTCAGGCAGTCCGCTGGCAGATTTCATAGAAAACTGTATAGTGTATGATGGGCACAGATTCTGATTGTATAGCTTCAGACCATGAATCTTTTCAGTCGGAAGCTATATTTTAGCTTTGGTCTATTTTAAtgactctgatttttttttattccatccaGTCAGGAGTAAATCGgacattttcaatattttgagCCAATTTTAGGACATGCATGTTTGTCATGCATCTGGTTTCATCGAAGACACGTTTCATGTTTTTGTATGATCATTTTTTGTTCGGGACAACCTGAAAGTGATCCTCAGCTGTTGTTTTTAGTGTATGATACccattttttccattttacaaaTGTGCAAATTTCTCAAGACTCTcactgtttttataatttattcagtATAATGTATTCCAGCCAAATGACAACAGAATCGTCTTTTTGGGGGATCTCTTAATCTTCCTCCTGAACCAGATAAACTGTCAAACACTTTTAAAAGCATCACTTTTGTCAGTTGAGTTCAATGATAATTGCTCTGCAGTAACTTACCGTGACATTGAGATACACAATGCGTTTGCTCTGGTCGTAGGACACATAGACAGACTTCACTCCCACATAGTTGACATCAATGGAACGTGGGAAAAGGAAGAACACAGCCAGGCTGGAGAGCAGCAGGCACACAATGACTGAAGCAGTCACATACAGCTTGCTGTGAGACATACATAACATAGATTTAGTTAGACAGTTCGATCAGTATTctataacataaaacaaatgcaaGATCTTTAATAGCTTCACGAAAGGAATAGATTGAGACTTGAGTAACTGGTTTAACAAAATGCATCAGGATAAAAATCTTTCAAGGTTTCTTACGTTCTCCTTGGTCTCAGCCTCTGGTCGCTGTATGGGATCAGGGCCACCAGCTGATTTTCTTGACCTGCATACACATGTCAGTGTGTCACACGGTTTACTTTTTTAGTGAGAGATGACATTTCACATTGGGTTACTTTTGAACATTTCAATTAACAGGAACTCTCTAGATGAGTTTAAAAATGTACCTCGAGGGATCCTTCCAGTGCCTTGGCATGTGGGGCAGGTGACGCTGTCTCGGCCAGTGAACTCCACATAAGGGAACTGAGACACGTCTCCCCCGTTCTTACTGTCATCAGTCTGCATGCTGCTGTACCCATGCGATGAGGTCAGGTTGTCCTTACACTCATCATGACTGGTATGCTTCGGCAGGTGGGAAAGAGCCTTCCCCATTGTTTACACCTGGAGACAAGAGCAAATTTTTATATTGGTGAAAAATGCATATTATCTACGATAAAACCAGAATTTTTCAGAATGCCTAGACTAATACTGTGCATATCCAATATCACCCAAACTATTTAGAACAGAATAtgtaattaaacaataataataaacggtAAATAAAGAATCAGAATCTTTAGAGACAAACAGAATAGAACCTTTAATAAAGAATCGAATAGAATAGAACCTCTTTAAAAATCACATACGACAGGAATTTTTGTGAATAGCAAATATAGAATACAGTGAAACATTACAGAAACTTTAACAGAGAAATACATGAAACAGAATCTTTAATTGAGAACCCAGTAGACCAGAAtatttaataaagaaacaaacagaaTGGAATCTTGAATAGAGAAACCAAACAGAATATCTAATAgagaaatgaataaaacaatatttcataGAGAATCAATTACAATAGAATCTTCAGCAGAGAATCTAATACAAAACTAGAGAATCGAATAGAATGGAATCTTAAAGAAAGAGTCAAATATAACAGAATCTTAAAGAATCATAACAAAATATTATAGAGCAGaggtctccaaccctgctcctggagagctaccgtcctgcagacttcagttccaaccctgctcctgtaATTATCAAGTGTTCCTGAACACCATTATTGGGTTCAGGTGTGTCTGATTGGGGTTTAAGATGAAATCGGTAtatctccaggagcagggttggagacctCTGATTTAGAGACACGAAAAGAACAGAATAGAATCGTTAGCAGAGAATCATATACGACAAAATCTTCAATAGAAAATGTAATACTTTAACGAATAGAATAAAAAGATCCTTAAGCAAGTAatcgaataaaataaaatgtttaatacataaacagaatggattaacaaataaaaaaaaattatataacaatCTTAATTGAGAACCCAATAGTACATTACATTAAATGATGAGAttcattattgaaaaaaaaatgttaaacctAGCAAAACTTCATAACATtctaccatagacagtaaaagaaagcatTCTACGGAGAACTGTTTCTTATACAATCACGTTAAAGTAACTTACTTGGCTGAAACGGTCGTGCATTTAAGagagtaacgttaacgttacgttataattaagtaaataaaaacgaTGTCAGCAAGTCCCAGCCAGATCAGACATCGATTAGGTTTATGTATCAGAAAAATGTCCGAagtaaaatagaaatacaaatgATAGAAGACCACTGGTAGGCCTGGACACACGAGTTCGTGCGCGAGCATCGCTAATGACTTGTTGGCTAAAAACAAAGCTAAGGTAAAGACGCAGCGGGCTAGTTTGCCTGGAACCAGTTGATAAATGCAATGCCTAAGATTAACATTGGCTTGCTCCGTGCCACATaagaatatttctttaaatgatGTTGTTCTTACCTGAATGAATCGATATTATTGAGCACGGTGCTCACGCAGTTGTCGTGTATCTTTTGCACTGACATGCGCATGCGCAGTACGTCGTTTCTCAGGCGAAACAAAATACCACTACTTaaaatttctaatttattttatttattgatcgattttattattattattttcaacctTTAAAAAATTGTCAACTTTGTAAAGTCAGTTGCATAAAAAGATAGATTGGACTATTTTTATTCTGAAATCAATTACaccaaatatctttttttttcttctttctttttttttaagtcttttattGGATTACTGGatactgtattgtttgtgttgtGCGTAGAAGGCCTAAACTTGTTCACTTC includes the following:
- the LOC127935704 gene encoding transmembrane protein 106B translates to MGKALSHLPKHTSHDECKDNLTSSHGYSSMQTDDSKNGGDVSQFPYVEFTGRDSVTCPTCQGTGRIPRGQENQLVALIPYSDQRLRPRRTKLYVTASVIVCLLLSSLAVFFLFPRSIDVNYVGVKSVYVSYDQSKRIVYLNVTNSLNITNNNYYSVDVANITAQVQFSKTVIGKTRISNITTIGPLDMKQIDYMVPTTIADEMSYMYDYCTLQSIKVHNIVVMMQITVTTVYFGHAEQVSQEMYQYVDCGGNTTALHEYSLNTPVGG